AGAGGATGCAGGTCTCTTATTTAACTAAAACGTAAAAAAACCGAACCATACATAAGCTGTCCATGCATATGCAGAACTTGTCAATTGTAATGACATCAGATAAATGAAGTTTGAAAGGACGGCCAGAGCAGACATCATCACTCTTGCGGTTGAGGCAGTTGACTGAAACCACACTACCTACAGGCCAAACAATGCTCTAAAAATTGGTACACAATTTAGGGAGGAACCCTCCTGGGGATTCAAATCAAACCACATACAGACAATAAATTCCATGAACAAGCTATAACAAGACAACACAACACACATTTCTAGCGCATCCAATGACAACCAACAGTCCCTGTGCGTCTATGCCTCCGTCCCTTCTAATATTGTAGACTCGAGCATTCTGCTGCTTCACTGTAATGGACAGatgaaaattttatgaaaacATTTTGTCATTAACTCAACTGCACATGCTTTCAAAAGTAAACATTGTCATTGGGTATTCTCTAAACAATACATAAACTACCCACCTCAGCATCCTCGCCACCTTTGTTGGCACCATCGATCTTCTGTGCATCTTCTGTAGGAGTAACAAAGTAAAAAAATTGACGATCAGCATGTTATTAGGTGTATCAACAACCTTTTGACCATTAATGGAGTCAAGTTTAAACAACAGGTAATGTCAATCAGTCAAGACTTGCAAAAACCAAATAAGtatatataacatgtaaaaagAGACCCTTACAAGTCTGAGGTTAGTAGGGACTAGGGAAACAACCTCAAATTGAAAGGGCTGCTACCTCAGTGACAAAAATTCAAAGGCAACTACAAGGGGTTTCAAGAGAAATAATGTCTCTGGGCTTGAAAAGAAGATGGCAACTTGGACCAACCATGACTTAGTATATTAAACGTGAGAAACTTCTAATGCAAAACTTGCAGAATTTAGGAATCTCACACCATCAGAGGATTCCCAAGCACTGGTGCTCACCACATTAAGACCATCATCAATCAGGATGTGGCAGAAAATTCTCATGGCAAATGTTAGTTTGCTTTTACCAGTCACTGTGATTGTTAAGAGCTGTTGCCTGTTGATGGGTTTATTGAAGAGTTACtagaaaaaaattactgtagcacctCTTTGGAGAAATATGTACCtaaaataaaaaggtggttCGAGAATGTATTTGAAGTTTTGCAAACAACCAAGTTATAGTCAAAGCAATCAAGAAAGTCTATTCAGGAATGGTTGCAAATGCTACAAACCATATTAAACAATGCATTCTCAGTTAACACAATCAGCCTAGTCTTACTTGCATGTTAAGTAAATGAATTTACCGTAGAACACATCATGATTCATTCTACATATGTATTCCCTCAATTAGAGACATACTTTCTTCATTAAGTGTCACTCTTAAGTACATAAGATTGACTCAATAAAGGGAATCAAAgagcaaaaaattttaaatggcTGGTAACGTAAAAAGAAGTATGACCATTTCAATTACAGctttaatttattcaaaaatcaatGCACTTTTGGGGGTTAAAATAAGTGCAATCAATGGACTTCATAGCAATGCTGTCGTATCATATAAATAACATTCAGATGCATCCTCCCTCCAACCAGTATATCAAAATTTAACGAAGAGAACAAAGTATGCAGCTAAGCCCTGACTTAATTACAAAAACTGCCCAGTATTCCCCCGACATTTTCTATGGTAAGAAACCTACATCCATATAGCACTGAAAAGTAAACCAAAACCTGTCTCCCAAATGGGATTTATGAAAACAAATGAGAATTCCGGATGTCAAGACAAACAAAAGGAAGGACAAGCAATAAAAGATATCCAACTGCAAAACCACGTAGCACTCAATAAGAGTCATGCACATATCACAGATTCATAACAGCTTTTATGCTTACCTGCATCCTCGGGGATATCAGAGGTCCACAGGGTAAGGTTGTCCCTAAGAAGTTGCATGATCAACGTACTATCTTTGTAAGACTCTTCATTAAGGCTATCCAGCTCCGAAATTGCTTCATCAAATGCTTGCTTGGCAAGGTGACAAGCCCTGGCATGAAAAATTATAGTCATAATCTGAAAAATCAACATGTGGACAGAgtaaattaaatcaaatgtGATCGCAAACAACAAACCTCTCAGGAGAATTCATGATCTCATAATAGAAGACAGAAAAATTCAAAGCCAAACCCAATCTAATGGGATGAGTAGGAGGTAAACCAGATTCTGCAGCACTGGTAGCAGCCTGAAAgcatgtttgaaaaaaaaataaggagaGAGACCATTGTTCAACCTTATCAAAAAGATTGGAAAGCAAAGAAAAACAGAATAAATACATCATTCAGGTAGACTACCAAAAGGGACAGGAAAAGGAAGTTACTGTTAAAAGTAATGACAAATAAACAGTCTCTCAAGTATCAGACATCACAACTTAAGCTTGCAAATCAGAAGATTTCAGAAAGCATTGGACATTATTTGTCAAACTGACAACCAATCAAGCAGTAAACGCACCACTTACTTTGAATGCAACATATCCATCCTCATTTAACTGACATGTAACGCACAAAATGAATACAAGATTGCAAGTGAATAATTCACCTCATATGCTTTAAGCGAAAGATCAGCAACCTCTTTTCTGTCATTACCACTCTTGAACTCTGCAAGATACCTGTAATAATCCCCTTTCCTGCAAGAAATAGCTACTCTTTAGATACATTCAAACAGCAAAAGTACACAAGGAtggaaaaactttgattaaaacaCCAGAAAAAAGTTATCAAACAGCTAAAAAAACAATGTTCAGCCCCTCACATCTTATAGTAAAACACTGATGATTCCCCGGCTGTGCATGAGGGAATGAGATGCTCATCGATCACTGCCATGATATCGCTACAAATATCCGTCAGCTCATTCTCGACCTTTTGCCTATATTCCTTTATCCGCTTCACATTCTGCTCGTTTCCTCTTGACTCCTCTTTCTGCTCAATGGAAGATAAAATCCTCCAGGAAGCCCTCCGTGCTCCAATGACATTTTTGTACCCCACAGACAGCAAATTTCTCTCCTCCACTGTCAACTCCACATCCATCTTTGCCACCTTTTTCATTGCATCCACCATCTCTGTCATCAATTCACCCCAACTTTTAACTCAAAAAACCTGACAAACAGCTAAACTGAAATAGAGAAACAGGGCCTAAAAGTTTTGCATTTTACTTAAATTTTTATCGACTCACTTACACTTGGAAAACAGAAAATGcggaaaaaataaacaaaagaaaaaacgtTAAgatctttttctcttctttttagtttttcaatTCGTTTCAATTTCTCATAAAGACTTAATCTTTATGGTGACCTGAACGGACAGATAAAAGAGGTAGTTgatccaataaaaaaaatgaaaaaaatcaaaCACAAACATAAACAAAgcattaaaaataaatagttcAGTATCAGCAAAAAATAAGAAACTAAACAAAACCCACAAGTTATTTCCCGCGAAAAATCCGAAAgacaaaaagaataaataaaaatcaacaTCACTTCAACACTGAGCCCACCATTTCCTACCAGAAACAAcagtaaataaaaaattaaaaatttgacaAACTTCACATAAAAATTGAGAAACTCAAATTCTGAATAAGATCTAAAGATAGTCAAGTTAGTGAGTGAAATTTTTACCATCGTAGCGCTCAGCTTGCTCGGCGAGTTTGGCAACGTAGACGAAGTTTTCACGTTCTTTAGCAGCTGCCATGGCCGATCTATAAGAAAATCAAAGGTTTTTTCacctttaattttttaattttttattttttggggggTGGCAAGCTTGACTGGGGTTCAGGTGATGAAGTGAGAGAAAAGgcaaattttctctctcttgagaAGTTCTTACTCCGCTTCTATTTTTCGGCAGACGGAAATAGagtgagaaaagagagaaaacgaAGAGAAAATGGAAATACCTGATAAGGGCTCGTCAAAAGTTTTTGCTAATTGCTATTATCCCCTCCTACTATTTCAACGTCTTATTTTATGACCATCTCAATTGGCAGTCAAAATTATATAGGAGTAATATTTTATTCAATTATGGTAAACT
The DNA window shown above is from Coffea arabica cultivar ET-39 chromosome 5e, Coffea Arabica ET-39 HiFi, whole genome shotgun sequence and carries:
- the LOC113687953 gene encoding 14-3-3 protein 9 isoform X2, which produces MTEMVDAMKKVAKMDVELTVEERNLLSVGYKNVIGARRASWRILSSIEQKEESRGNEQNVKRIKEYRQKVENELTDICSDIMAVIDEHLIPSCTAGESSVFYYKMKGDYYRYLAEFKSGNDRKEVADLSLKAYEAATSAAESGLPPTHPIRLGLALNFSVFYYEIMNSPERACHLAKQAFDEAISELDSLNEESYKDSTLIMQLLRDNLTLWTSDIPEDAEDAQKIDGANKGGEDAE
- the LOC113687953 gene encoding 14-3-3 protein 9 isoform X1 codes for the protein MAAAKERENFVYVAKLAEQAERYDEMVDAMKKVAKMDVELTVEERNLLSVGYKNVIGARRASWRILSSIEQKEESRGNEQNVKRIKEYRQKVENELTDICSDIMAVIDEHLIPSCTAGESSVFYYKMKGDYYRYLAEFKSGNDRKEVADLSLKAYEAATSAAESGLPPTHPIRLGLALNFSVFYYEIMNSPERACHLAKQAFDEAISELDSLNEESYKDSTLIMQLLRDNLTLWTSDIPEDAEDAQKIDGANKGGEDAE